The following proteins are encoded in a genomic region of Hippocampus zosterae strain Florida chromosome 2, ASM2543408v3, whole genome shotgun sequence:
- the LOC127596484 gene encoding TSC22 domain family protein 1-like isoform X3, producing MNSQCYTVAMDLGVCQLRNFSISFLSSVLGKESASVRLDRSSSGASVVAIDNKIEQAMDLVKSHLMYAVREEVEVLKEQIKELMERNTQLEQENNLLKTLASPEQMAQFQAQVQTGSSPTGTALQPQVPCSVGSAQSLPSAPNSGSS from the exons ATGAATTCACAGTGTTACACGGTGGCGATGGACCTTGGCGTTTGCCAACTCCGCAATTTCTCCATCTCGTTTCTGTCCTCTGTACTGGGCAAGGAGAGCGCGTCGGTCAGGCTTGACAGGAg CTCTTCGGGTGCAAGTGTCGTGGCCATTGACAACAAGATTGAGCAAGCGATG GACCTGGTGAAGAGTCACCTGATGTACGCTGTGCGCGAGGAAGTGGAGGTGCTCAAGGAGCAAATCAAGGAGCTGATGGAGCGCAACACTCAACTGGAGCAAGAGAACAACCTGCTGAAGACCCTAGCCAGCCCGGAGCAGATGGCTCAGTTTCAGGCCCAGGTCCAGACGGGAAGCTCCCCAACTGGCACGGCCCTGCAGCCTCAGGTGCCGTGCTCGGTCGGAAGCGCGCAATCCCTCCCCTCCGCGCCGAACTCGGGCTCATCGTGA
- the LOC127596488 gene encoding uncharacterized protein LOC127596488 isoform X2: MLKCQIPPLVQVTLSDVQKKSDEAEKKLRHKARDLLIVEDDMMHLEQEMQARRDHCTSITVDKAKLQEQISEEEEKACMARAQFDIYRRNMVSHRQAVLRKMDHTDACKEEKRTLVEKLRTEELKEDLENPHGIKVQSEKREIEALTAEIGELTENIAERRESLQKELESHVQLKQDIEGQTKRFNAIIKHLHCQISKAQAAHRLMSKDIYYMERQKVELQRQLGSSNDSDQC, from the exons atgttaaaatgtcaaatcCCGCCGCTTGTACAG GTGACTCTATCGGATGTGCAGAAGAAAAGCGACGAGGCTGAGAAGAAATTGAGACATAAAGCGAGAGACCTCCTTATTGTGGAGGATGATATGATGCATTTAGAGCAGGAAATGCAGGCAAGACGTGACCACTGTACCTCCATCACAGTGGACAAGGCAAAACTCCAGGAGCAAATaagtgaggaagaggagaaggccTGCATGGCACGGGCTCAGTTTGACATTTATCGAAGAAATATGGTGAGCCACAGGCAGGCAGTTTTGCGCAAGATGGACCATACTGATGCTTGCAAAGAGGAGAAGAGAACCCTTGTCGAAAAATTGAGGACGGAGGAGTTGAAGGAGGATTTAGAAAATCCACATGGAATCAAAGTGCAGTCAGAAAAG AGAGAGATTGAGGCCCTGACAGCGGAGATTGGAGAGTTGACGGAAAATATAGCAGAGAGGAGGGAAAGCCTTCAGAAAGAGTTGGAGAGCCATGTCCAGCTAAAGCAAGACATCGAG GGGCAAACCAAGCGCTTTAATGCCATCATCAAGCACCTTCACTGTCAAATCAGCAAGGCCCAGGCCGCCCACAG GCTAATGTCCAAAGACATCTACTACATGGAGAGACAGAAAGTTGAGCTTCAAAGGCAGTTGGGATCATCAAATGACTCTGATCAGTGTTAA
- the mtrf1 gene encoding peptide chain release factor 1, mitochondrial isoform X1, whose translation MFVLKFYSNRHRRCFYFTHRFHVRRKLHRQMLSRSLCRLRAVFSCVVYNNLNRGWWRTSSGYTGEKHAIALAQRCITLTTRSLLHNDLGCLYENDSVQMYLRQLMDNHKALEHKLQRSNLSEAHRKVMVKKYTDLLPLAHVYYKVEQALKDLDEINTILHSGSKDEDEQFDQLLKEEEVLIAERISVLKKELIKALLPIDPLDSSNILLEVVSGRTTGGDICQQFTREMFDMYQGFAAYKNWDFETFNYTPAEFGGLHHAAVRIAGENVYRHLKHEGGTHRVQRIPEVGLSSRMQRIHTGTMTVVVLPQPVEVDVSIDPKELRVDTFRSRGAGGQSVNTTDSAVRIVHLPSGITAECQQTRSQLQNRETAMRMLKARLYQSMMSKETEQKNLARKQQVGTRSQSERIRTYNFSQDRVTDHRIGYICRGIKEFMRGGEALDDVITVVLEHAEREALLDLVENSRSSVHSSAD comes from the exons atgtttgttttgaaattctaTTCAAACCGACATCgacgctgtttttattttactcatcGATTTCATGTGCGCAGAAAATTACACCGTCAAATGTTATCTCGTAGTTTGTGTCGCTTGCGTGCAGTTTTTTCCTGCGTAGTTTACAACAATCTAAACAGAGGATGGTGGAGAACAAGCTCAGGATACACTGGTGAAAAGCATGCGATTGCTCTGGCACAGCGCTGTATTACATTGACGACAAGAAGCCTCCTTCACAATGATCTCGGGTGCTTGTACGAAAACGATTCTGTTCAAATGTATCTTCGGCAGCTCATGGACAACCACAAAGCTCTTGAGCACAAGTTGCAGCGTTCAAACCTGAGCGAAGCTCACAGGAAAGTAATGGTTAAGAAATACACTGACCTGCTGCCTTTGGCACATGTCTATTACAAAGTTGAACAGGCCCTGAAAGATCTTGACGAAATTAATACCATATTGCATT CTGGTTCcaaagatgaagatgaacaatTTGATcagctgctgaaagaagaggaaGTGCTTATTGCAGAAAGGATTTCAGTCTTAAAGAAAGAG TTAATAAAAGCTCTGTTGCCAATTGACCCTCTGGACTCCAGTAACATTCTGCTGGAGGTTGTTTCAGGACGAACAACGGGAG gtgataTATGCCAGCAATtcacgagagaaatgtttgaTATGTACCAGGGTTTTGCCGCTTATAAGAACTGGGATTTTGAGACCTTTAACTACACTCCTGCAGAGTTTg GTGGTTTGCATCACGCAGCTGTACGTATAGCTGGGGAGAATGTGTACAGACATCTGAAGCATGAGGGTGGAACCCACCGTGTGCAGAGGATTCCTGAGGTGGGCCTTTCCTCCAGGATGCAGCGAATCCACACTGGAACCATGACTGTGGTCGTTCTGCCTCAGCCTGTTGAG GTGGATGTCAGCATCGACCCCAAAGAGCTCCGTGTTGATACGTTCAGATCTCGAGGTGCTGGGGGTCAAAGTGTCAACACAACTGACAGCGCAGTGCGCATTGTTCACCTCCCCTCAG GAATCACAGCAGAGTGTCAACAGACCCGCTCTCAACTGCAGAACAGAGAAACTGCCATGCGCATGCTGAAGGCCCGCCTCTACCAGAGCATGATGAGTAAAGAGACTGAGCAGAAGAATTTGGCACGGAAGCAGCAG GTGGGAACGCGCTCGCAGTCAGAGAGGATTCGCACCTACAACTTCAGCCAGGATCGCGTCACAGACCACCGGATTGGCTACATTTGCAGAGGCATTAAG GAGTTCATGCGAGGAGGGGAGGCGCTTGATGATGTAATCACTGTCGTACTTGAACACGCAGAAAGGGAGGCGCTTCTGGACCTGGTGGAGAACAGCAGAAGCAGTGTGCACTCTTCTGCAGACTGA
- the mtrf1 gene encoding peptide chain release factor 1, mitochondrial isoform X2, which produces MFVLKFYSNRHRRCFYFTHRFHVRRKLHRQMLSRSLCRLRAVFSCVVYNNLNRGWWRTSSGYTGEKHAIALAQRCITLTTRSLLHNDLGCLYENDSVQMYLRQLMDNHKALEHKLQRSNLSEAHRKVMVKKYTDLLPLAHVYYKVEQALKDLDEINTILHSGSKDEDEQFDQLLKEEEVLIAERISVLKKELIKALLPIDPLDSSNILLEVVSGRTTGGGLHHAAVRIAGENVYRHLKHEGGTHRVQRIPEVGLSSRMQRIHTGTMTVVVLPQPVEVDVSIDPKELRVDTFRSRGAGGQSVNTTDSAVRIVHLPSGITAECQQTRSQLQNRETAMRMLKARLYQSMMSKETEQKNLARKQQVGTRSQSERIRTYNFSQDRVTDHRIGYICRGIKEFMRGGEALDDVITVVLEHAEREALLDLVENSRSSVHSSAD; this is translated from the exons atgtttgttttgaaattctaTTCAAACCGACATCgacgctgtttttattttactcatcGATTTCATGTGCGCAGAAAATTACACCGTCAAATGTTATCTCGTAGTTTGTGTCGCTTGCGTGCAGTTTTTTCCTGCGTAGTTTACAACAATCTAAACAGAGGATGGTGGAGAACAAGCTCAGGATACACTGGTGAAAAGCATGCGATTGCTCTGGCACAGCGCTGTATTACATTGACGACAAGAAGCCTCCTTCACAATGATCTCGGGTGCTTGTACGAAAACGATTCTGTTCAAATGTATCTTCGGCAGCTCATGGACAACCACAAAGCTCTTGAGCACAAGTTGCAGCGTTCAAACCTGAGCGAAGCTCACAGGAAAGTAATGGTTAAGAAATACACTGACCTGCTGCCTTTGGCACATGTCTATTACAAAGTTGAACAGGCCCTGAAAGATCTTGACGAAATTAATACCATATTGCATT CTGGTTCcaaagatgaagatgaacaatTTGATcagctgctgaaagaagaggaaGTGCTTATTGCAGAAAGGATTTCAGTCTTAAAGAAAGAG TTAATAAAAGCTCTGTTGCCAATTGACCCTCTGGACTCCAGTAACATTCTGCTGGAGGTTGTTTCAGGACGAACAACGGGAG GTGGTTTGCATCACGCAGCTGTACGTATAGCTGGGGAGAATGTGTACAGACATCTGAAGCATGAGGGTGGAACCCACCGTGTGCAGAGGATTCCTGAGGTGGGCCTTTCCTCCAGGATGCAGCGAATCCACACTGGAACCATGACTGTGGTCGTTCTGCCTCAGCCTGTTGAG GTGGATGTCAGCATCGACCCCAAAGAGCTCCGTGTTGATACGTTCAGATCTCGAGGTGCTGGGGGTCAAAGTGTCAACACAACTGACAGCGCAGTGCGCATTGTTCACCTCCCCTCAG GAATCACAGCAGAGTGTCAACAGACCCGCTCTCAACTGCAGAACAGAGAAACTGCCATGCGCATGCTGAAGGCCCGCCTCTACCAGAGCATGATGAGTAAAGAGACTGAGCAGAAGAATTTGGCACGGAAGCAGCAG GTGGGAACGCGCTCGCAGTCAGAGAGGATTCGCACCTACAACTTCAGCCAGGATCGCGTCACAGACCACCGGATTGGCTACATTTGCAGAGGCATTAAG GAGTTCATGCGAGGAGGGGAGGCGCTTGATGATGTAATCACTGTCGTACTTGAACACGCAGAAAGGGAGGCGCTTCTGGACCTGGTGGAGAACAGCAGAAGCAGTGTGCACTCTTCTGCAGACTGA
- the LOC127596488 gene encoding tropomyosin alpha-4 chain-like isoform X1: MSNPAACTGSQSQLTVGQALENISQRDTTEFETLQKDQESLRSLQVTLSDVQKKSDEAEKKLRHKARDLLIVEDDMMHLEQEMQARRDHCTSITVDKAKLQEQISEEEEKACMARAQFDIYRRNMVSHRQAVLRKMDHTDACKEEKRTLVEKLRTEELKEDLENPHGIKVQSEKREIEALTAEIGELTENIAERRESLQKELESHVQLKQDIEGQTKRFNAIIKHLHCQISKAQAAHRLMSKDIYYMERQKVELQRQLGSSNDSDQC; the protein is encoded by the exons atgtcaaatcCCGCCGCTTGTACAG GATCTCAGAGTCAATTAACCGTAGGCCAAGCTCTGGAAAATATCAGCCAACGTGACACCACTGAGTTTGAAACTCTGCAAAAAGACCAGGAGTCTCTCCGCTCCCTACAG GTGACTCTATCGGATGTGCAGAAGAAAAGCGACGAGGCTGAGAAGAAATTGAGACATAAAGCGAGAGACCTCCTTATTGTGGAGGATGATATGATGCATTTAGAGCAGGAAATGCAGGCAAGACGTGACCACTGTACCTCCATCACAGTGGACAAGGCAAAACTCCAGGAGCAAATaagtgaggaagaggagaaggccTGCATGGCACGGGCTCAGTTTGACATTTATCGAAGAAATATGGTGAGCCACAGGCAGGCAGTTTTGCGCAAGATGGACCATACTGATGCTTGCAAAGAGGAGAAGAGAACCCTTGTCGAAAAATTGAGGACGGAGGAGTTGAAGGAGGATTTAGAAAATCCACATGGAATCAAAGTGCAGTCAGAAAAG AGAGAGATTGAGGCCCTGACAGCGGAGATTGGAGAGTTGACGGAAAATATAGCAGAGAGGAGGGAAAGCCTTCAGAAAGAGTTGGAGAGCCATGTCCAGCTAAAGCAAGACATCGAG GGGCAAACCAAGCGCTTTAATGCCATCATCAAGCACCTTCACTGTCAAATCAGCAAGGCCCAGGCCGCCCACAG GCTAATGTCCAAAGACATCTACTACATGGAGAGACAGAAAGTTGAGCTTCAAAGGCAGTTGGGATCATCAAATGACTCTGATCAGTGTTAA
- the wbp4 gene encoding WW domain-binding protein 4, whose amino-acid sequence MADYWKSQPRKFCQYCKCWIADNKPSIEFHERGKNHKENVAAKISEIKKKSVQKAKQEDRMSKQFAAMEEAALKAYQEDLKRMEMDSGTGPCVQTTVLPQPKAPPVVLCEPPPHKKYQKKTEKPKKSSGEQNRTQSVCWVEGRTDDGHVYYYNTVTGDSQWDRPEGFMTGSYFVQHGQHKNSSGSAWMEGVSPEGYTYWYHTETGESRWEKPNYLPPTDETPKSSLASGSEKALQEELTSGDSGCNEAPLSRNAEVTEQPTLPSVVPENSFRKRKAEGESSGKDEEDQTSNNIPQEDVKEEKKEVQNTTSEPGVKKQEEVAKAKKPKSLNPYGAWEQIKEEKDPYTIVDLQLPKVGDEDSAPKELPPEPKPKFKERIITSLGVEGGPTSFKKTKSQNGKSRSFRQRDNDD is encoded by the exons AT GGCTGATTATTGGAAGTCACAACCGAGGAAATTCTGCCAATACTGCAAGTGTTGGATTGCGGATAATAAACCC AGCATCGAATTTCACGAAAGAGGAAAGAATCACAAAGAAAATGTGGCAGCCAAAATTTCTGAG ATCAAAAAGAAGAGCGTccaaaaagcaaagcaagaGGACCGTATGTCAAAACAGTTTGCAGCAATGGAGGAGGCTGCGCTGAAGGCATATCAGGAAGACCTGAAAAGGATGGAAATGGACTCTG GAACTGGTCCTTGTGTCCAAACCACAGTACTGCCACAACCTAAGGCACCACCTGTGGTACTGTGTGAGCCACCACCacataaaaaatatcaaaagaaaacTGAAAAACCAAAGAAGTCATCAGgggagcaaaacagaacacagagTGTGTGTTGGGTTGAAGGACGGACAGATGACGGACATGTGTACTACTATAACACCGTAACTGGAG ACTCTCAGTGGGACAGGCCTGAAGGCTTCATGACTGGCTCATACTTTGTGCAGCACGGACAGCACAAG AACTCTTCAGGTAGCGCTTGGATGGAAGGTGTCAGCCCTGAAGGATATACATATTGGTACCACACAGAAACAGGAG AGTCTAGATGGGAAAAGCCAAATTACTTACCCCCCACCGATGAAACTCCTAAATCCAGCTTGGCATCTGGCAGTGAGAAAGCACTTCAGGAGGAGCTGACTTCAGGAGACAGCGGCTGTAATGAAGCTCCGTTATCCCGAAACGCAGAAGTAACAGAACAACCGACCCTGCCGTCCGTTGTCCCAGAAAATAGCTTTAGG aaaagaaaagcagaggGGGAATCTTCAGGAAAGGATGAAGAAGATCAAACAAGCAACAATATTCCTCAAGAGGATGTTaaggaggaaaagaaagagGTCCAAAATACAACCAGTGAACCTGGAGTGAAAAAACAGGAAGAGGTGGCAAAAGCTAAGAAGCCAAAATCACTGAACCCGTATGGGGCTTGGGAACAGATCAAGGAGGAGAAGGACCCATA CACAATTGTGGACTTGCAGTTGCCCAAAGTAGGAGACGAAGACAGTGCTCCGAAGGAGTTGCCACCGGAACCAAAACCCAAATTCAAGGAGCGCATCATCACATCACTCGGAGTGGAAGGCGGACCCACTTCAttcaagaaaactaaatcacaGAATGGAAAATCCAGAAGCtttcgacaaagagacaatGATGACTAg
- the LOC127596484 gene encoding TSC22 domain family protein 1-like isoform X4, which produces MREKGLAGVGGAQGRDAMAMKLLFWELEKHLKSSSGASVVAIDNKIEQAMDLVKSHLMYAVREEVEVLKEQIKELMERNTQLEQENNLLKTLASPEQMAQFQAQVQTGSSPTGTALQPQVPCSVGSAQSLPSAPNSGSS; this is translated from the exons ATGAGAGAAAAGGGGCTGGCCGGGGTCGGAGGAGCGCAGGGCCGAGACGCCATGGCCATGAAGCTTCTTTTCTGGGAACTGGAGAAGCATTTGAAGAG CTCTTCGGGTGCAAGTGTCGTGGCCATTGACAACAAGATTGAGCAAGCGATG GACCTGGTGAAGAGTCACCTGATGTACGCTGTGCGCGAGGAAGTGGAGGTGCTCAAGGAGCAAATCAAGGAGCTGATGGAGCGCAACACTCAACTGGAGCAAGAGAACAACCTGCTGAAGACCCTAGCCAGCCCGGAGCAGATGGCTCAGTTTCAGGCCCAGGTCCAGACGGGAAGCTCCCCAACTGGCACGGCCCTGCAGCCTCAGGTGCCGTGCTCGGTCGGAAGCGCGCAATCCCTCCCCTCCGCGCCGAACTCGGGCTCATCGTGA
- the mtrf1 gene encoding peptide chain release factor 1, mitochondrial isoform X3 encodes MKKKIQLRITFAVCRDNSSDQRRHCRWLPAAGSKDEDEQFDQLLKEEEVLIAERISVLKKELIKALLPIDPLDSSNILLEVVSGRTTGGDICQQFTREMFDMYQGFAAYKNWDFETFNYTPAEFGGLHHAAVRIAGENVYRHLKHEGGTHRVQRIPEVGLSSRMQRIHTGTMTVVVLPQPVEVDVSIDPKELRVDTFRSRGAGGQSVNTTDSAVRIVHLPSGITAECQQTRSQLQNRETAMRMLKARLYQSMMSKETEQKNLARKQQVGTRSQSERIRTYNFSQDRVTDHRIGYICRGIKEFMRGGEALDDVITVVLEHAEREALLDLVENSRSSVHSSAD; translated from the exons atgaaaaaaaaaatacaattgaggaTTACATTTGctgtttgccgtgacaatagtagcgatcaacgacggcattgtcgttggctaccagcag CTGGTTCcaaagatgaagatgaacaatTTGATcagctgctgaaagaagaggaaGTGCTTATTGCAGAAAGGATTTCAGTCTTAAAGAAAGAG TTAATAAAAGCTCTGTTGCCAATTGACCCTCTGGACTCCAGTAACATTCTGCTGGAGGTTGTTTCAGGACGAACAACGGGAG gtgataTATGCCAGCAATtcacgagagaaatgtttgaTATGTACCAGGGTTTTGCCGCTTATAAGAACTGGGATTTTGAGACCTTTAACTACACTCCTGCAGAGTTTg GTGGTTTGCATCACGCAGCTGTACGTATAGCTGGGGAGAATGTGTACAGACATCTGAAGCATGAGGGTGGAACCCACCGTGTGCAGAGGATTCCTGAGGTGGGCCTTTCCTCCAGGATGCAGCGAATCCACACTGGAACCATGACTGTGGTCGTTCTGCCTCAGCCTGTTGAG GTGGATGTCAGCATCGACCCCAAAGAGCTCCGTGTTGATACGTTCAGATCTCGAGGTGCTGGGGGTCAAAGTGTCAACACAACTGACAGCGCAGTGCGCATTGTTCACCTCCCCTCAG GAATCACAGCAGAGTGTCAACAGACCCGCTCTCAACTGCAGAACAGAGAAACTGCCATGCGCATGCTGAAGGCCCGCCTCTACCAGAGCATGATGAGTAAAGAGACTGAGCAGAAGAATTTGGCACGGAAGCAGCAG GTGGGAACGCGCTCGCAGTCAGAGAGGATTCGCACCTACAACTTCAGCCAGGATCGCGTCACAGACCACCGGATTGGCTACATTTGCAGAGGCATTAAG GAGTTCATGCGAGGAGGGGAGGCGCTTGATGATGTAATCACTGTCGTACTTGAACACGCAGAAAGGGAGGCGCTTCTGGACCTGGTGGAGAACAGCAGAAGCAGTGTGCACTCTTCTGCAGACTGA